Proteins from a single region of Patescibacteria group bacterium:
- a CDS encoding ComF family protein yields MNKIKKKFLDLFFPKKCLGCGKSDTYLCTDCFKQIQIILIVERPKDAYLDRIISVTNYANSLIRELIKSFKYYYVQELSEPLSQLLIRVLENFDTSFKVFNFIIIPIPLHEHRLRYRGFNQAELLAKQIANHFNLPIETNILKRIVPTGPQANIKDINKRKNNIKDVFNIIPNSVEGKNILLIDDVCTTGATLIEAARVLKLNGAREIWALVVAKG; encoded by the coding sequence ATGAATAAAATCAAAAAAAAATTTCTTGATTTGTTTTTTCCGAAAAAGTGTTTGGGATGCGGGAAATCCGACACATATTTATGTACGGATTGTTTTAAGCAAATCCAAATAATTCTTATTGTAGAACGCCCAAAGGATGCTTATTTGGACAGAATAATTTCTGTAACTAATTATGCCAATTCTTTAATCCGCGAATTGATAAAAAGTTTTAAATATTATTATGTGCAGGAATTATCAGAACCGCTGTCGCAATTGCTTATTCGCGTACTGGAAAATTTCGATACAAGCTTTAAAGTTTTCAACTTTATCATCATCCCTATTCCTTTACACGAACACAGATTGAGATATCGCGGATTTAATCAGGCAGAATTATTGGCAAAACAAATTGCAAATCATTTTAATTTGCCGATTGAAACAAATATTTTAAAAAGAATTGTCCCTACTGGCCCACAGGCGAATATAAAAGATATTAATAAAAGAAAAAATAATATTAAAGATGTTTTTAATATTATCCCGAACTCAGTCGAGGGAAAAAACATCCTACTTATAGATGATGTTTGCACGACCGGAGCGACCTTAATTGAAGCAGCAAGGGTTTTGAAATTAAATGGCGCCAGAGAAATCTGGGCATTGGTGGTTGCGAAAGGATGA
- a CDS encoding ABC transporter ATP-binding protein/permease yields the protein MQITKDFKNIWQYLQKYKKKVYFIMFLTIFGSAVSAIVPYIYGRLVDIATRPSSAIKIFFEILGLWLILTLFSDWVGRFSDKKGTKILTEAGNDLILDLSSHILKLPVGFHKEKKIGEILQRISRAADFFDTIVGQLIYEIIPGILRVIIGIGILTYVEWKLAIILLIIIIVYIIATLLKVRPLVRMQKTMNRAYEKGYGDIYNAVNNVQVVKSSIAEKIESKRNIKNFGVITDKVQTFNNAWLKMSAWQQTIFGVGFVLVFGAGIFLLRTGIISAGELIMFVGYISLVHQPIAQLSHNYRTIKRGTVVIERALKLKNIKPEKYEQGIDLKNVKGEVVFDNVSFAYKKGRAVLRNIDFKVNVGEVIALVGHSGVGKTTLIDLISRYIILTKGKILLDGHDIQKINLHSLRKNIAIVPQEITLFNDTIKNNIAYGKPNASMKEIIRATEAANAHEFIMKFSKQYKQIVGERGVKLSTGQKQRVAIARALLRDPKILILDEATSALDSVSERLVQEALARLIKGRTTFIIAHRLSTISHANKIFVFEKGRIIERGKHDDLMQKPNGLYRKFYIMQSAFHGKEKEVYNVLDTDILHS from the coding sequence ATGCAAATCACGAAAGATTTTAAAAATATCTGGCAATACCTTCAAAAATATAAAAAGAAGGTCTATTTTATTATGTTTTTGACGATTTTCGGTTCAGCCGTGAGCGCCATAGTCCCCTATATCTATGGTCGTTTGGTTGATATTGCAACAAGGCCGTCAAGCGCGATAAAAATATTTTTCGAGATATTGGGTTTATGGCTGATTTTAACATTGTTTTCCGATTGGGTTGGCCGTTTTTCCGACAAAAAAGGAACAAAAATTCTTACAGAGGCAGGCAATGATTTAATTTTGGATTTGTCCTCGCATATTTTAAAGTTGCCGGTCGGTTTTCATAAAGAAAAGAAAATAGGAGAAATTTTGCAGAGAATTAGCAGGGCAGCTGATTTTTTTGACACTATCGTGGGCCAATTGATTTACGAAATTATCCCTGGAATTTTAAGAGTAATTATTGGAATCGGCATCCTGACTTATGTTGAATGGAAATTAGCAATAATTTTACTGATTATTATTATTGTGTATATTATTGCCACGCTTTTAAAGGTAAGACCCTTGGTCAGAATGCAGAAAACTATGAATCGCGCTTATGAAAAAGGATACGGCGATATCTATAATGCGGTTAACAATGTTCAGGTTGTAAAATCTAGCATTGCCGAAAAAATAGAGTCCAAAAGAAATATCAAAAATTTTGGCGTAATAACAGACAAAGTTCAGACGTTCAATAACGCATGGTTGAAAATGAGCGCTTGGCAGCAGACAATTTTCGGAGTTGGTTTTGTGTTGGTTTTCGGCGCGGGCATATTTTTGTTGCGCACAGGAATTATATCTGCTGGAGAATTAATAATGTTCGTGGGATATATTAGTTTGGTTCACCAACCAATTGCGCAGTTGAGCCATAATTACAGAACAATAAAAAGAGGAACAGTTGTAATTGAAAGAGCTCTAAAATTAAAAAATATCAAGCCGGAAAAATACGAACAGGGAATTGATTTAAAAAACGTAAAAGGAGAGGTTGTCTTTGATAATGTAAGTTTTGCCTATAAAAAAGGCAGGGCAGTCCTTAGGAATATTGATTTCAAAGTTAATGTGGGGGAGGTGATTGCTCTTGTTGGACATAGTGGGGTTGGAAAAACAACTTTGATTGATTTGATTTCCCGATATATTATTTTGACAAAAGGAAAAATTTTACTTGACGGCCACGATATCCAGAAAATTAATTTACATTCTTTAAGAAAAAATATTGCTATTGTCCCGCAGGAAATCACTTTATTTAATGATACGATTAAAAATAATATTGCTTATGGAAAACCAAATGCTTCAATGAAGGAAATAATCAGAGCAACGGAAGCAGCGAATGCGCACGAATTTATAATGAAATTTTCCAAACAATACAAGCAAATAGTCGGGGAGCGCGGGGTAAAACTTTCTACTGGGCAGAAACAAAGAGTTGCGATTGCGCGGGCATTATTGCGTGACCCGAAAATTTTGATTTTAGATGAAGCAACATCAGCGCTTGATTCTGTTTCCGAAAGATTGGTGCAGGAGGCGTTAGCAAGATTAATTAAAGGTAGGACAACTTTTATTATTGCCCATCGTTTAAGCACAATTTCGCACGCAAACAAGATTTTTGTGTTTGAAAAAGGCAGAATTATTGAGCGCGGAAAACACGA